The Sphingopyxis sp. BE259 nucleotide sequence CTGGTGATGGGCACCGGCGGCTGCCACGACAGCGCCTGGTTCGCCAACCTGATCGCCACCGACCGCTTCGCGCCCGTCCGCGACCGCTACGAAATCGTCTACGCCGACATCGGCATGCCGCACGTGCGCGGGCTTGGTCGCAATCCTGAAGTCGCCAAACGCTTCAACTTCAAGATCAAGGGCACGCCCACCGTCGCCGTGCTCGACGCGAACGGGAGCGTGCTCAACCGCAAGGCCGCACCGAAATGGCGCAACGCCGCCAGCCGCGGTGACGATGAGATCTATGCAGAACTGATGGGGGAAATTTGATGGCCGACAGGAACCTCGCGGGCCGCACCGCGCTCGTCACCGGCGCGTCGCGCGGGATCGGGCGCGGCATCGCGATCGGGTTGGCCGAGGCGGGCGCCGACGTCGCGGTCAACTACACCCGCGGCGAACAGGAAGCCGCTGAAACCGTCGCCGCGATCGAGGCGCTGGGCCGCCGCGCCAAGGCCTATCAGGCCTCGGTCACCGACGAGGCCGCCTGCGCCGCGATGGTCGCCGCGGTCGAAGCCGATTTCGGACCCATGTCGATCCTGATCAACAACGCCGGCATCGCGAGCCGCGGCCGGTCGGTCGCAGACACCAGCCCCGAAGAAGTCGACAAATTGTTCGCCGTCCATGCCGGTGGCCCCCACCGCCTGAGCCGCCTCGCGCTCCCGCAACTGCGCAGCCACGCCCGCAGCGACATCATCGTCATCTCCAGCATCGCGACCTACACCCACTCGCCCAATGGCGCGCCCTACACGATGGCCAAGGCCGCGGGCGAAGCGCTCGCTTATGCCTTGGCCAAGGAGGAACTCGCCAACGGCGTCCGCGTCAACATCGTCGCCCCCGCGCTGACCGTCAGCGACATGGGCGAAAAACTGTCGCGCGCCATCACCGGCCAGGACGACATCCAGCATCTCGCCGCCAAAATGCCCTTTGGCCGCGTCGCCGTCCCCGCCGATGTCGCCGCCGCAGTGGTGTGGTTCGTCAGCGATGCGAACAGCTATTGCTCGGGGCAAAAGCTCAACATCGACGGCGCGGGGATGGCGACGTTTCGGTGAAAATCCCCTCTCCCCTTGGGGGAGAGGGTTGCGCAGACTTACGAGCTTGCTCGTTAGTCAAAGCTGGGTGAGGGCCAGCCAACCTCGCCGATACCCGCAACGCCGCTACCCTCATCCAACTCCGCCTAACCGCTTCGCGGTAAGGCTCCATATCCTTCTCCCCCAAGGGGAGAAGGCAAGGTACAGCCCCATTCATGCGCCCCGATTCGCCCTCCCCCGTCATCCCGTTCCTGATCGCCTGCGCGGGCATCGCGACCTTTTCGGCGATGGATGTGCTGATGAAGGGGCTGTCGATCGACATCGGCGCGTATAACGCAGTGCTGTGGCGGACCGGCGCCGGGACGATCCTTAGCGGCGCGCTTTATTTCGCCTCGCGCCCTGCGATGCCCAACCGCGCAACGCTCCGCATCCACGCCGTCCGCTCGCTGTTTGTTGCAGGTATGGCAGTCAGCTTTTTCTGGGCGCTGGCGCGGCTGCCGATGGCGGAGGCGATCGCGATCGCCTTTATCGCACCGCTCGTCGCCCTCTATATGGCGGCGATCTTCCTTGGCGAACGCATCGGCCCGCGCTCGATCCTCGCCTCGCTGCTCGGCCTGGCCGGGGTGATCGTGATCGTCGGCGGCAAGCTGGGGCGCGGCGACTATGCGCCCGAGGCATTGTGGGCGGTCGCCGCGGTGGTCGGCTCGGCGCTGCTATACGCCTATAACCTCATTCTCGCGCGGCGGCAGGCCAAGATGGCCGAACCGATGGAGATCGCCTTTTTCCAGAACGGCTTCGTCGCGCTGATCCTCGCGCTCGGCGCGCCGTGGTGGCTGGCGGTTCCCGGCGGCGAGCAGGCACTGCCGATCATCGGCGCCGCTATGCTCGCGGTTACCTCGCTGCTCCTGCTCAGCTGGGCCTATGCCCGCGCCGAGACGCAGATTCTGGCGACCACCGAATATAGCGGCTTTCTCTGGGCGATCTTGTTCGGGTGGATGTTCTTCGCCGAAGCAGTGACCTGGCCGACGATCGCCGGGGCGGTGCTGATCGTCCTGGGGTGCCTGATCGTGGCGCGCAAGGTGCCGCACGATGATCCGGTCGAACCGGCGGCGGCTTGACCCCCTCCCCTCCCGCTTGCGGGAGGGGCAGCGAGACTTGCGAGCTTTGCTCGCTAGTCGCAGCGCGGTGGGCATTGCCGCGCCGCCGCTTGCCCACCCCCGACCCCTCCCGCTTGCGGGAGGGGATAAGCTAAACCGCGGCGCGCGAAAGCCGATCGTTGATCGCCACACCCAACCCCTCAGCCGGAATGCTCGCCACCGCAATTTTCGGCTGACCACTCGCCGCCCCCGCATGCAGCGCATCGAAAAGCCGCGCCGCAGCCTCGGTCAGATCGCCCGCTTCGCTCAGGCTGTAATCGCCCCGAACCGCGCCAAACCCGATCCCGAACTCGTCATCCGCAAAATCCACCGCGCCCAGCCGCACCGGCTTGCCCGGTGCATAATGGCTCGCCAGCATCCCCGGCGCGACGACCTCTGATCCCGTCACCCCGATCACCGGCAACCCGCTCGCCATGCCGAGCATTTGAGCCGTCACCGGCCCCGGTCGCAGCACCTCGACC carries:
- a CDS encoding thioredoxin family protein; the protein is MTRHIAFSLAAALLALSPVSASEPRTIPGVEDAYKSDAFDPAPMAAIDAALAAAKQSGKRVLLVMGTGGCHDSAWFANLIATDRFAPVRDRYEIVYADIGMPHVRGLGRNPEVAKRFNFKIKGTPTVAVLDANGSVLNRKAAPKWRNAASRGDDEIYAELMGEI
- a CDS encoding DMT family transporter, producing the protein MRPDSPSPVIPFLIACAGIATFSAMDVLMKGLSIDIGAYNAVLWRTGAGTILSGALYFASRPAMPNRATLRIHAVRSLFVAGMAVSFFWALARLPMAEAIAIAFIAPLVALYMAAIFLGERIGPRSILASLLGLAGVIVIVGGKLGRGDYAPEALWAVAAVVGSALLYAYNLILARRQAKMAEPMEIAFFQNGFVALILALGAPWWLAVPGGEQALPIIGAAMLAVTSLLLLSWAYARAETQILATTEYSGFLWAILFGWMFFAEAVTWPTIAGAVLIVLGCLIVARKVPHDDPVEPAAA
- a CDS encoding SDR family oxidoreductase — encoded protein: MADRNLAGRTALVTGASRGIGRGIAIGLAEAGADVAVNYTRGEQEAAETVAAIEALGRRAKAYQASVTDEAACAAMVAAVEADFGPMSILINNAGIASRGRSVADTSPEEVDKLFAVHAGGPHRLSRLALPQLRSHARSDIIVISSIATYTHSPNGAPYTMAKAAGEALAYALAKEELANGVRVNIVAPALTVSDMGEKLSRAITGQDDIQHLAAKMPFGRVAVPADVAAAVVWFVSDANSYCSGQKLNIDGAGMATFR